The bacterium nucleotide sequence TATGGTAAGCAATCCTAAAAGCTCAACATCTTCTTCTTCGCCAAAAATTACATCCGAACCACCCACGCCTTTACCATTTAGGGCAAAACAAGCAATCCCATAATCCCTTTCCATAACTTTACCATTGGCAAGCTTTAAACGCTTTTTTCCAATTATAGATATACCTATTCTCTTTAGTCTATCCTTTTTAATTACAGAAAATGCTGCCCCTGTATCAATTACTACATCAATTTCTTCATACCTTGAGATATCAATCGGATTTGCCACCCTTACCCTTGTCTTTAAGATCAAATCTTCCTTCATAATAAAAGAATAACAAATCCTTTTCTAATTTGTCAAGCATTATTTCTAAACCCAAAGGGGAATTTTAAGAAAATACACATATCTACTCACCTTATGACAAGAGAACTCCATTTATGCCACAACAGGCTTTAATCCCTCAATTGCTTCTTTTAACTTAAAAATTTCTTCCTCAAGGTATTCTTCCCTTTTTGTTATCCCCTTATAATGTTTCATACTCATAGGCCTTTCTTGTTTTGCAAGCCATAGAACAGAGCCAACCATTACACCAATAAGGCCAATGATGCTTGAAAGTAAAATATAAAGCCAATGGAACAGCTTATCTATTCCTTCAAACCTTTTAT carries:
- a CDS encoding aspartyl protease family protein, translating into MKEDLILKTRVRVANPIDISRYEEIDVVIDTGAAFSVIKKDRLKRIGISIIGKKRLKLANGKVMERDYGIACFALNGKGVGGSDVIFGEEEDVELLGLLTIEGMALSVDTTTGELKPIELFLV